In Hemitrygon akajei chromosome 32, sHemAka1.3, whole genome shotgun sequence, the genomic window TCTGTTAAAGGAAGCCTTGAAGAGCTTACAAGTCATCCTGGTGTGGCgatggaggtgcaaagggactggcCAGCCATGAAAATGAGCCAATTGGGCCAGCAAGCTAAACGCTGTCAGACTGGGAGAGAGGTGTTTCGAGTGTAAATGGGAACGGAATAGACAAGTGCAGAAAGAAGACAGCCGAGGTAGCAAGAAATATTCAAAAAGACAAAGTCACGGGATAAATCACAGAAGATTTTAGGCTGTGATAAAGACCTCGATAACTAATCACAAAATCAACCATTGGCCTTAATAATTAGCTAAAAATAGTCAAAAAAAATCAAGCCATCTTCAAGCACTCGTGGAATGTGCTCCACAACCCCAGTAGTAGGAGAATATGTCAACTTGGCCCCACTGCCAATCATTCCTTATTTCTGCTTCAGATTTGCTATCTCCATGGGTCAAAACCAGGAATCATTTCCCCTGCCAAACTCACCCACACCCCCATGCCCATACCTCCCAGGAGGAGAAGAAAATAATTTGATTCTTTCTTTTCTTTGGACCAAGGCTACTGATCCACCCCATGGGAAAGCAGGTCTTCTTCCTTATCCATATAAACCAGTTTCAGTTATGCCAGTGTGCTAAGCTTTTGATATAGCTAAGTTTATCTTGGTATGTAAGTTTTGTTCTTCATTTTACAGCAGTGACCTGAAAACTTGGCAAAAGTGGGACAATTCTAATCCTCAATAGCTTCAGAATTCAGCCATGACTATGACAGTCATTTGATGTCACAAGGTGATTGAAGCTCAGATGATGACTTCACAGTTGTGGTAATTGTGACAAAGGGAAGACGTTGAAATCAGAAAATCGGTTCATGAATCACCTGCAGGGACGGTGGCGGCAAAGGGAAGGCAGGATGGTGAAAGGAGGAAATGACTCCCACCCTCAAATACCTCTTTGCGTATGGGGTAATTTTAGGAGTCTTGCTGAGAATGACTGTCCACACCAGTGAAGTACGGCAGCGAGCAAATCACTTCACAAGAAGCCCACTGCTGGATGACCACTCCTTGGAACAAGAAGTGATTGGCTCTGAGGACAGTCCCGTGAAAGTCTACATCAAGGTACACAACAGTAGCCCACCAATTCTTTGCGCAACACCACAGCTCCGGAGCATGGAACTGATGGACCCCAACTTCAGCTGGCAAGGACCAAGGGGGATGCGACTTTCCAACAGAGCAGATGTGAAAATATCACTCACAGGGACACTGATCATTGAAAACTTCCATAAGGAATTATCAGGAGTATATGAATGCACTATATATTTCTACAGTACCGGTACTAAGTCATTGCAGTCCTTGGATCTTAAATATGTCTTGTACGCTTACGTGGACCCTGACTATACCTATGAATTTCAGGCTCAGTATCACGCAGCAGACTGTCACAATACATACAATAGCCTTTTCTTAAAGAGGTTGATTACCGCTCTGAACCAGCTGACCACAGACTTGGCCTATACAATTAGCATTCATAAGTCAAGGTGCCACACACTCAAAGTGCCTTTGGCTGGCATACAATACGAGCTGTTTCTCACCCTCAAGCTGCATCTTGACATGGGGAAGTTAGCCAGCATCTGCGAAAAGAGCTTGAGGGAGTGTGATCACAACTTCCGGCTGGAGAAAGCGCGGCACAGGGTGGAGACCTTCTTCACCAAGCAAGCAGAAACGTACCGCGAGATCTTCGGCCTGCTGCCTTTCGTCTACTACATTGACGGGACACTGCAGGTGATCCGTGTCGACCGCTGCAAGCCTGGCTTTGGCAAGGACCACAAGAAGCACCCAATGTGCCCAGAGTGCTGCGTGGTCTGCAGCCCGGGCACCTATGGTACTGGCTATCACGTGAGCTGCCTGCCATGCAGTGAAGCCATTCATTACGGAGAGTCTGACTGTGACATGGATTGAGTGATTTTCCAATGCACTTTGGGTATCATTAAAAACTTGCCCAGTCATTAGAGATGACTACTTAAAAAAAACTTTGGACAAGCAAGGATCAGGAAAAAAAGACCCGGGCCATGAGTACGGAAAGGTGGCATGCTGtattttcaataaaagtaacaTGTGCAAGTTGCTTGCTTCCATAAGGTCTGTTGTAGGATTCCATACTGGGGCGGAAGAGGGGAGCGAATTTATTTTAAAGAGAAATTGATATGAATTTATGTTTATTGCTGAAATTATTCAATCTGTCTCTTATTCCTGAAGAAACAATAATGTTTTGTTAATAAAACTTCGGAATATAATGTTAGTTGGATGGAGTTTTTTGCATAGTTCACAAAGTCTCAAGTTGGCACAGGAGGTAtgactgtatgttcatggtctcctgctgatgtagcccatccacttcaaagttttacatgtgtgttcagagatgctcgtctgcacaccactattgtagcTTGTGGTTATGGGAGTTACTGTTGACTCcatgtcagcctgaaccagtttGTCCAATCTCCTTAaggttcaaagttaaaagttcaaagtaacttcattatcaaagtacatatatgtcactatatacaaccctaagattaattttcttgtgggaattcacAGTGAATGCAAaaagcataatagaatcaatgaaagattgaacCCAACAAGATGAACAAACAGCCAACGTGCAAAAATCATAAAAAagggcaaatacaaaaagaaagagaaagaaaaaataaataataacaagaATAAATAtcgagatcatgagatgaagagtcattgaagtGAGCCAATATGCTGTGGGAActgtttagtgatggggcaagtgaagttgagtgaagttattccctctggttcaacagcctgataacTGAGggataatgactgttcctgaccgggtggtgtgagtcctgaggcccctgtgtCTTTTTCCGGATGGCAACAGTGAATAGAAAGCATAGCTTGAGTGGTGGGCGTCTCTTATGACCgatgcagtgactagtggggtaccgcaaggctcagtgctgggttcccagttgtttacaatatatattaatgatttagacaagggaattaaatgcagcatctccaagtttgcagataacacgaagctgggcggcggtgttagctgtgaggaggatgctaagaggatgcagggtgacttggataggttaggtgagtgggcaaattcatggcagatgcaatttaatacggataaatgtgaggttatccactttggttgcaagaacaggaaaacagattattatctgaacggtggccgattaggaaaaggggagatgcaacgagacctgggtgtcattgtacaccagtcattgaaggtgagcatgcaggtacagcaggcggtgaaaaaggcaaatggtatgttggcattcatagcaaaaggatttgagtacaggagcagggaggttctactgtagttgtaccaggccttggtgagaccgcacctagaatattgtgtgcagttttggtcccctaatctgaggaaagacattcttgccatagagggagtacagagaaggttcactagattgattcctgggatggcaggactttcatatgaagaaagactggatcgactaggcttatactcactggaatttagaagattgagggggggtcttattgaaacgtataaaattctaaagggattggacaggctagatgcaagaagattgtttctgatgttggggaagtccagaacaaggggtcacagtttaaggataaaggggaagccttttaggaccgagatgaggaaaaacttcttcacacagagagtggtgactctgtggaattctctgccacaggaaacagttgaggccagttcactggctatatttaagaggaagttagatatggcccttgtggctaaagggatcagggggtacggagagaaagcaggtacagggttctgagttggatgatcagccatgatcatactgaatggcggtgcaggctcgaagggccgaatggcctactcctgcacctattttctatgtttcctgtgacaatgctctgtgtaaATGTACTCAGCGATGGGAagagttttacctgtgatggactgggctgtatccagcaCTTTTTGTAGGGCTTTTTTCATTCAATGTTATTAGTGGTTCCATACAAGGCTGTGAACATAAATGCCAATCAATATAAATGTCACCGCATATCTGTAGAAGTTCcctgcctctctcattaacaaagtggttttgcccacagaactgctgctcactggattttattttgttttcttttcaccattctcagtaaaatagagactgttgtgcaggaacatcccaggagatcagctgtttctgaagtAGTCAAACTACCCGTCTGGCACCAAAACTCATTCCACTCCACAGCCGAAGTGACTTAGATCAGATTTcatcccctttctgatgtttggtctgaaaaatgaCTGAATCTCTgatcatgcctgcatgcttttatggattgagttgctgccacgtgattggctgatgagaaatCCGCACTAACAAGCAGGTGaatctaataaagtgggcacCGGGCGTATATCCAAgaaagttgtgccaaagtgtcCGCTTCTCTGCTGTATAACTCTAAATCTAGAAGAAGGTGAATGATCCTTTTCAAGCCATTCCATCAGTCTGAACTATCTACTTCATTTTCATTGATTTGTTAGAGCACAGACGTTCATCAGTTGTGATCTTGTGAGAGCAGAGATCATTTCTGCTCTCACCAGTTGCCAAATGAGAAGTGTTTCcaagatacattaaggacactAAAGGAACTGTTAGATGgacatatggatgatagaaaaatggagggctatgtaggagggaatggttagattagACTGGTGAAAAGGTCAGCAAAACGTTGGGATGAAGGTCCcgtgctgtgctgtaatgttctatgttctatattgcaTTAGAtgattcccctgctcactctccAACCTCCACTGGTCAAAGCAGTCTCTTCCCTACTCtaataggtgaccagaactagaaTTGATGCTCATAATTGCTCTTgaattgccttcttgaggcatagcATCCTTTGAGGTGTTGGTAAACCCATAATGCCGTTAAAGTGGCTAGGATTGGTAATCGATTGACAGCGATTATCATTGCTCATTCGAAAACTGataaatctctctctcacagCACTGTGAGGGCATTTCACCAGAACAAGGAAAACAGCTCACCGTCATAATATTCAGTTTACAATTCCAGTTGAGATGTTCATTTTTCTGAAGATCGCTTTCTCCCAATGACTTCAAGGAAGCTTAATCCTTGACCCATGAGAGGACTAACATAATaacactgtaaaaaaaaaatcattgagtAGAGGTATTGGCTTGGATCAAAACAAGCAGAAAGAGATTGACAAATAAATCTGGTATTACACAATGTTAGCAAGACACTCTGACCAGAGAAGTTGCATTCTAGGTCAATGAGCAAGCCGGAAGAGATAACAAGAACTATGACTACAATCAGATGCCACTGAAGGTATGGATGGTTGCAAATTTTACATGCTGATATAAGTAAGATATAAATGGATGTAGTTAGGCAGTATATAGCCAGGATTGCAGTGAGTGAGGAAAAGATGTTGGATACCAATGTCAGTCAAAAGGCACTATAGGTGTATATACTAAAAAGTAATGTTGACTAGACATTATTAAAGGAAAGCAATATGTGATTAGTGTGATTGAACAGAATATTCCTGAGTATGGGCTAAAGCAAAATCTCTatatatttatttagtgatacagcccttccagcccaacgagcctcaACTCCCAACAACCCACCTTTTAAAACCCagcctaatcacaaacaagagagcaCACACTAAAGGCTACAGGAATtctgcaggccaagcagcatctatggaaaaaagtacaaatgacgttttgggccgaaacccttcagcaggactggagagataaagatgaggagtagatttaaaaggttgagagggaggagagagaaaaacaaaggaATAgacgaagtaaagagctagggaagttgattagtgaaaagagttacagagctggagaagtggGAATATAAAAGAagtcagaaggccatggaagacagaaaaggggggaggaacaTCAAATGGAAGCAATGGGCatgcaaagagataaggtgagagaggaaaaaggggatggggaatattGAAGGAGGGGGGCATtattggaagttcgagaaatcgattttcttgccatcaggtttgagactacccagatggaatataaggtgtttttccacgaacctgagtatggcctcatcacaacagtagaggaggccatggatggacatgttggaatgtgaatgggaagtggaattaaaatggatggccactgggagatcccacttcttctggtggctagagcataggtgctcagtgaagctgtCTCCTAATCTACatagggtctcaccaatatacagaaggaCACACCAGgggcaccggacacagtatatgaacCCAAGCCCAGCCCTATCACAGTTCAGTTaagaatgacaaattaacctactaaccagtacatctttgtaatgtgatgggaaacccatgcattcatggggagaatgtacaaactccttacagatggtatcagaattgaactgtggactccaatccccccccccccaagttgtaatagcatcacgctaactgctatACTATCATGACGCCCCAAAATCAATCTATCACATTGAAGCCCTTGTTCCTGGACATTGTGCTGTCCTGCGGGTTCCAACTGGAATGCAATggagcagaacagactgcttcAGAGCACTGGCTGGGAAGTGTGACGTTGTGACTGCACTCAG contains:
- the LOC140719755 gene encoding zona pellucida-binding protein 1-like; this translates as MTPTLKYLFAYGVILGVLLRMTVHTSEVRQRANHFTRSPLLDDHSLEQEVIGSEDSPVKVYIKVHNSSPPILCATPQLRSMELMDPNFSWQGPRGMRLSNRADVKISLTGTLIIENFHKELSGVYECTIYFYSTGTKSLQSLDLKYVLYAYVDPDYTYEFQAQYHAADCHNTYNSLFLKRLITALNQLTTDLAYTISIHKSRCHTLKVPLAGIQYELFLTLKLHLDMGKLASICEKSLRECDHNFRLEKARHRVETFFTKQAETYREIFGLLPFVYYIDGTLQVIRVDRCKPGFGKDHKKHPMCPECCVVCSPGTYGTGYHVSCLPCSEAIHYGESDCDMD